The following nucleotide sequence is from Manis pentadactyla isolate mManPen7 chromosome 13, mManPen7.hap1, whole genome shotgun sequence.
TCTCTGCCTCTGCGCCATCCTCACCCCTGCTGAGTCCATCAGCTGCCACCTGCGGAGCACCGGCATGGCCCAGCCTGGAGGACAGTTTGGGCAAGAGGCTGGGTGCAGCCACCGGGGAGAGGCCCCGGGCACAACCCTCCAGGCCAACTTGGGACGTGGGCACCCTGGCGTCATCACAGGGGCGGCTTAGGTGAGGTCTGCAGCGGCCCATGCCACTGTGGGGAGCGTGCACCAGAGGTACTTTTGGCAAAAATGTGGAGCCATTGTAGCACAAAAGCGAAAATGCCGGCGTGGCACACACACCACTGCTGGTCAGTGTGTGCTTGGGTACAGCCTTTCTGGCTGTTTTCCCATTCTGCTTCTTTCATTGTAATCGCCTATAAATTCCCCAAATGTCTGGTTATTATTGCACATGTACTCTACCAGTTTTCAGTGGCCTCATAAAAATGGCCCCAATTTTTCcataaattaaataaagaatattcCTGAAGACAACATTGCTGATTtcctcagaaaaaacaaacaaacaaaaaagaacctcACCAACAATCTCAGGAGTGCACCAGCCCTTCCAGCAACTTGGGGAAGAACGTGCCAAAGCTCCTAGCCTCTAGCCCTATTCTGCTACTTAGAATGCCATGACTACACACCGTGCTTAAAAAATGCGGTCCTATATGGCACACAGAGTGACGTTTGGCCTGAGAAGGCGGTGGCCCCACTAAGGAGGACCGTCACAGGATGGGGTGCAGGGAGCCGGGGCTGTGGTCAAGGGCCCAGGAGTCTGCCAGGGCCCTTCCAGGAAGCTGCCAAGCAGCAGGCACTGTGCAAAGAGCTGTGGAAATCCTTCAGGCAGGAAGAGCATCCCAGGGAGCGAGTGAGCCTGGAGGACAGCTTGTCAGTGGCTGAGTGATGGGTCTACAGCTTGTGCCAATTTCAGGGACCGCCAGCAATGTACCGTGGTGAGACTTTCTGAAAAGAACAAGGACCGCGTTCAGGTTTTGTGAGAGGAGTGGTGCAATCCCATCAGCTGGGATGGATGCAGGCGGATTACTGGGGCTGAGTCCCAGGGCATGAAGCGCCAGGCATAGGTGCCTTGTACTCGTGATTCCTGACCTCGTTCAGAGTGATCACTGCAGAGGTGAGGAAACGAGTCCCAGCCAGAGTTCTGGCTGATGCAGCCTGCTGTTGATGCAACATTGGCACAAAACTAAGGTCTCGTGCTTCACATGTATCCAGCTGCAGGTGAGTAACCTTCACAACTATCAGGGAAAATGATATAGTAATGAGGTACAtgggcgcacacacacacacatagtttgTAAAAGGTGGTCACCAAGATATGAAATCCAGCAATTATTGCTGAGAGAAAAATTTAGATGAGAAGCAATTGTAGAACGATAATGCCTTACCAAGACAAACCCATTCCCACCATATTGGTTGATAGAGTTTTGGGAATTCTAAACAacataatgcaaataaaaaacaaatctttaTGTTTTAAAGTAAAGAAGATTAAATGtttatgttgtacatttgatGACTATGAAAAGTAAACACAATGTTATCctctgaaaaattattttcaaattaaacaTTGTAAATTagcaagaataaaaaataaattaatatttaataccaACAGCCCTCCAGTTGGCCAGAAATAAACATGGACAAATACCAAAATATGGCAGAAAAAAATAGCAGATAAAATCATTAAGACAGCATTTAATGAGaaacatatgcaaataaatataatgtgaaatatacaataatatacagaacacacataaatatccacacaaaacacaaaaatcgTAATTCTCAACAAAGGATGTTAAGTGAACAGCTAACTAAATAAAAGGGTCTAATAAACTCTTAGTTGAGAAAAGCAATTTTGTAAAGATGTCAATACTCTTCAAATAAATTATATGGCTAATGCTATTATTGTTTTCAAAACATAACAATGCAGTTCTAGACTCGTTTTTCTGTAGTAAATAAATGGACAATTCTTtataaagttgtttaaaaaagaaagatataatACCATTTAATTTAACACCCAAAATTCACTTAACAAGTTACATCTTAAAATAATCCAAACACTAAGGCAGAGTTTTAAGAATTTGAAGAATCTGTAGAAAACATTCGAGTCctcagtaaatataaaaaaaatctataaaagaaATTGATATTGAAACTCATTAGATAAAGGAATAATCTGTCAGTAACTGGTTTTATGATGATTGCACAATTATTCATAGACAATTTAGTAAATCACCACTTCATATTTATACCCCTAAATTTTGGACTTTAAAGAGTTAAattaaaacatacacatacaaatgaGAACTAATAAAAGTAAAAGTATTTCTCATATTTGAAGCTAGTAGagaattcctaaatatttttggaagaaaCTATAAGTATTGTTGACATATTTTACTCTGTAACTTTAAAAACTCTTGTGTAACAAAAAAGCCATgaacaaagtaaaatagaaaaaagaaagaaaatggaaacaacagtTGAGACATACATGATGGGCACATTCAAACTTTCCTATGCAAAGAAAAGTTTGAATAAGTCTAAAAGAATAACATTTCTAGTAAATAAGGATACATGAAGTGGGcaatttagaaaataacaaatccCAACACATTCAAGAAGATTCAACCTCGCTAGACAAAGTAACAGTTAAATTCAGTTGTCTAGGCCAGAATTACCAgagatgtgaatgtgtgtgtttatttatttttagagacAGGGAGTTGTGAGTGTGTATCAGTGAAGTGAAAATTAGCAGACAGTAGGAAAGTGAACTGACAGTATTTCAGAAATAcaacttaaaaatgaaattaaaaattcaaaaatattatacAAGTTGCTTAAATAATTCTGATGGAAGAAAATTTGGTAGAAGAAACACTCCAAGATACACACTCAAAATTATAAGGATGTTCAACACTCAAAATTATAAGCATGTTCACCACCACATGACTTTTTAgtgccacaattttaaaaaagtgtGCATTGAAAATGGAGCATATGTTAAGTAAAATCAAACATATCTTGGGGGTAGAGTACCTGTGGATATTGAATGTtacatttggaaaaatatctggtaTACTTCCTATGAAGTAGTTTATGAACAatggaaattttcaaattatatgtaaattcacacacatacacagaaatatATGTGTTGGTATATACATGCTGTAtgcatatatagatatagataatatagatatagatatcttCAGAGGAAATGCAATTTTGTAAGGATATTTGGTATATTTTGCAAGGATATGCAATTTTGTAAggatattttatgttttgtgatGATGTGCAATATTGTAAGGAAGTGCAGTTTTCTAAGGATAACCATATGTATGATATGCTTTCAGTGGCTCTCTCTGTGTgttacacattttaaatgttttccctgTCTTCCTCAGTGTATATATTTCCTGTAATGATTCAGATAAAGTGATGATTATTAGACTACAAATAAAGTgctaaaataactgaaatttggctgtttttcagcttttcacattAGTTCGCACATTTGTCCGGGAGGAGTAATTTCAGGTGAAATGCTCAGGAAGTCAGGGATGTGCACTTTGGAGCCAGCACTGGAAACCCTTCTCTCTACGCCCAGATGACTTTAGGGCTCCCAGCCTGCCAAGGCGTAAATACACGTCTAATTAGCTGCAGCCATTCTGTCTCACTGACGTCTGCCGAGATCCACAGGGAGACCTGCTCTTTCCAAGAGCACGTTACTGTGGCCTTCTCAGAAAACTGTTTAAATCACGGCCCCTTCTTGCTCCAGGTGCTCCCCTTCACCAGGGGTCCCAGACGCAGAACATCCAGAGGCAATTCAATGTATTTAATGATCGGCTTCTTTGTTCATGTCTATTCATTTTTTCACAATTCTCTTTGGTTTCTCAGTATTTCCTTGTAAAAACAGGGAGCAGTGTTAACACTTTTCTAGAAGGCTAAAAAATTGTATAATTTGTCCTGTCAATGAAAAATGTTTCAGGGATTTTGGGGCATTTTTTACTGATTCTTCCTTCTACAGAGTTTATTACAAATAGCTCTTTATGTCTTACAGCCTGTCTGTATGTTAACTGCATCATCTGTTGCTAAGAATACCCCTCCACTATAATTCAGTAAATCCAAGCTCATAAATCCAAATTAAAAACCTCTACAGCTGATCTTCTGGAGGAAGATGCAGAGTTCTGCTGTGCATACAGGCCAGATCTTCAAGGTATTCCCTGTGTAGACATTCATCTTGCTTCAGTGAACTTGGGTGACCATCTCCACCATCGAATATCACGTTCTCCGAATATCTGTCTGCAGGGGATTCAGCTCCAAGTAAGTGACAGACGTGACCTTCTTTAGTTGGGCCAAAGTTAAGGATAAAATTAGGCATTTGGGCAAATTTAGATACAGTTAAGCGCATGCCATTTCCTTATGTACACCAAGAGGGGAGTGTAACATTGCTGCTTTTCATGCATAGCCTTCAGGTTGCATAGATGAGAAAAGACTTGAGGATTCTGAGGTTATGAGGTTAAACAAGGGAGGATAtgggaaaaatgaataaatagctaaggctttttgaaaaattaagtgATTGGTTTCAGTAGTTTGAGGGtttgtttaaaacaaagaaagacacttGATTAAATTTAGCATTTCAGTGAATTATCTAGCTGCTTCTGCACTACTTAGACCAACTCTGTTTATCCCTCTTCTCCGATGATCTTAATAAAAATTCAGGTCTTTGGGATCGTGCAGGAAGATACTGGGGATCAAAAGCTGAGTCGCTGCCTGGCTCCTGCACTGATACTGAATATTTGCTGGTTAGGAAAGGACTGAATTTCCACAGCATTTCTGAGGGGTCCGAACAAACTGACCCTCTTTATAGACATAACGGAGACTTATGTGAGTTACAtgtaaggaaatggaggcaggtTTTCCTACAGCTCAAGGGCTGCTAACCTCAGGTACCTGTTCAGTGGGAGAATGGCTGCCCCACATCTCCCACCCCAGATGCAAGTGCGTTAGGAAGCAGACCGGTTATTTCTGGGAATTTCTGGAGTAGGCATTGCAAATCTCTGGCTGTAAGGGTTCTAATGAGTGAAAGAGTGCAAAGAATCTTTTCTATTAAATGCCTTTTTATATCTGTGGGTACGTAATTTTAGTAAACATTTCCtcctttttacttttcatttttttaaccattAGTAAATGTATTTAGCCATAATGAGTGTTTCTATTAAAATGGTGGCTTACTGTTTATTGTACATTAGACATTCTGAGTCTGAAATCCTTAATGTCAAAGGCTAACTAAAAATGCAATTATCAATTGCCTTGTCTGTCCCCCAGTTAGGGACCCGATCTCATTCAACCTTATAGACCTAACATGTAGCACgaggtctcttttttttttctgttcaagaTTCCTGTACTGGACATTATATTAGCTTCTTTTACAAGTAACAACGTATTTGTTACAGAATCTTTTGGTCTAATAATTTAAGCAAATCTTAACCTTTTGAATTAGATGGAATAGGAACAATGCTATTTGAAAGACCTAGAtggtaaatgaaaatataaatcagtTTACAGGGCACAGCCTACAGGAGCCTTCCTAAGTCCCTGCCGATGCTGACTCCCTTCCCCACCACTGACATGATTACCCTTGTGTCCTTGCCCTATTTTTACAGATAAAGGAACAGGGGCTGCAAAATTGGAGGTGCATATCCTAGGACAcacaggcaggctcctgcaggcCCTCTGACGGCCAGCCCAGGGATCTTGCCTGGCTGTCAGTGGTGCACACATTTTACAAATAACTTTTCCACAATGACTTGAAAGGTTGTACAGACACCTGCCTTCTTCATTTGCAGTCCGCCAGTGGATCACAAGCATAGTTTTAGGGCCCTCTATGGCACAGAATGATCACCCATCAGAAACAGTGGGTGTTTTCAGTTGTGGGGTTTCTGAGTATGTAATCTCTGTAGGGGTCCTGGCAGGAGGGCTATGGGTTGACAAAGGATGTGGTTCTGAGTCACTCCCTGGAGTGATGTCCCAAACATCATTGAAAATTTAGtgaaattgtcattttattaacTTTAATTTTGTGATTcttatttcaatttaattttattcttaatgattctactttttgaaatactgTGCAGCATTTAAGAATGCACAGAGGTTTTAAGGATACGCATAAGGTTTTGTGTTAAGATTCAAATCTACTCAAGTGTGCATTTACCTGGCTTGTGAAACTCTCACGTGAAATGAGATTCAGCTGGAAGAGTTTTAATGCACATGTGATGTACCAACAGTGTGAGATTTCGGACATAAAAGGAGAAAGGTAATATTCcaccatatatttttttctggaactACGCCTAACGTAATTGTTGAAATTGagataatgcattttaaaatagatattgTGAAAGATCATCTCAAATTAGCACCAGGAATTTGAGCATTTTGGGCATGGAATTCATAGATGAATGCACACAAGAGTCAGGAAGCATAACCCGGCGCAGAGACAGGTGAAGAAGGACTCTTTAGTACATGCACTTTTTGAAAGGCTAAATGTTGACAAGGGAAGAAATTGCCTCTGAGCAGATTGAGAGGGCAAGAAGGAGGTTTCTTGAGGCAACTTTTAAGCCAAGTGAGCACTATCAGTGGGGCTGCTGCACCCAGAGAGGGTGCAGTGTGCTCTTCCACTTGGCAGGAAGTTCACCAGCGGCCATCCAGGGAAAGGCAGCAACTTACGCCTTAGAGATTCCATTGCCACTTGATTTAAAGGATGGACTCAGTGATCCTCCAGTCCCAAGGGAATCGCATCCTGACTTCCGGTTAGTGGGGAAGAAGTAATTCCAACATCCCCACTCAATCAAATCTGTAACTGTTATAAAATcagagagaatatttgcaaatgtcAGGATGGAATAAATATATTGCTCTCTCTTCGTGGCTGGTGTGTatataaaaaaaagtaatttaagtTAATACTTAGGGAAAATCTCATCCAAACAATCATACCGATTTTatccaataattttttttcttaagttctaGTAAGTTTCAAGCCAAACATATCTATGCTTCTCAAAGACATTTAAGGTGTCTACAGGCTTAAATGTgcatttttttgagaaaatacattAATGACCATTTACTTCAAGCCATGAGATGTTTAGAAAAACTATAAGGAATTTAAGACCTGAAATAATTTAACCTGTGTGCCAGAGTTTAAAGGTCTGAAGTTCAGGAAGTGAGCATTTTAAATTAATAGATTTTAGTTAAATATGTAGATTGTTTAAAGAAGAAATGGGGAATTCTCACACTCTTATTAATAGTTTTGGAATAAGTAACATATATGGATACAAAACTGCCATTTGCACTGGATAAAGTATTTTCACCTAAGAATTTCTTACTTGCTCTATACAGCAGCCCTGAGTATTATATTACCTACATTTAATGTAAACAGAAACTGACACTCAGAAAGTTTGGGGAGAGAATCCAAGGTAACAAGTAATTAACGCCATGAACACTAGAAGAACTTTGGGTCTAAATTTTGTTTTACTCTATTTCTACTCCATCCCTTCAGAAAAAATTTCAGTGTAAAGCCACAGAATTATTCCAGACATTTTCTGATTATCTGCGTTTGTATAAAACCATAGCAATCTATGCCCAAGAGCAATTCAACTGGGACAGGTCTTTCTCATTATGCTTCCTCATAGTGAGATAACTGATTATAAGATAATCAAATGAGGCTCCTTCTGGCTAACGAGACCTTTTATGCGCACATAGGAGAGTGAGGCCTGCTGCAAAATGGGGAAGCCTTTACACACTGCCTTTGTTATTGTCAGGACTGTAAGTGGGAGGAAAGACAACAACTAGGAcagcagattttttaaaagactttggaATGAGTGTGAATGGAGAGCAAAGAAAGCTATgactttgtaaaataaaaacttagtGGGAATTTAGGGAATGACAAAAGTTAGACCCCAAATGTGGGAGGTATGGAAGTAGCTGAATTACTACTAATATTTAGGCTGCCATAAACTGGATGGTGTTTTCCTCTCATACACACACTTTCATGGGCTTCATTAGTGGAAACTAGAAAGGTAAGTAAAAATGAAGCAGATTGAAATCACGCATGATGTCAAGAAAATTTATGTAGCCTGGCATCAAAGATTCTCAAATTGACAGAAAAGAGAAGATAAACAGGAAATACAGAGTTTGCTCTTAAAAATCAGCTGTCTTCATTATAATGATTTATGTGATTCACTCATTTATGATTGAATTTTACTAGTCATATTAATGATTACATGTAGTTAAAAATTAAACAGACTTATTGTTGACACATTTTATTTGACAACTACTGGAAGAGGCTAGTTGTTTTTCTGGGCTGTAGGTAAGAGCACAAAATGAGCTGAGACTGCCTGGTCCAAACACCCTGTCACTAACAGCCTGTGGGGCCCTGGAAACATTGTGCACAATGCTGCCGTCAGTGAAAAGGGGTTTTATAGACCCTCAATTCTTAGGATTGTTGTGAGACTCAGTGAGTTAATAGATAGGAAGAACTTGGCACAAAGGAAACACTTCAGATCATTGTTGGAACTATTCttattagcatttttttttcctgtgcaatGGAACCACATACtcatatttttagaatatttcatGGAGCACACACCAATTTGATCAATTTATCTCACAAACATATTGGTAAAACATATCTTGCTTTGACATATTTAACattaaaacacatgaaaaagcATCCTTAACTTCAAACAGTTTGTTGTGGATGTTTTTACTTAGTCATCACCTGAAATTATATAAACCTCAATCAACTTTTCTTAATTATGAATGACTATGGAAAATTTTCAAATCAAAAATGGCAGGTGAGTTACATCTCAGTGTGTATGTCCTGTCCTATTTCCTCAGAATCCTAATTGTTAATGTTAAGTGCTAACAGCTGATGCTCATGCTGATCATAATCCTAATGCTAATCCTAAATTAGAAATATCTttcttaaaatatacaaatataaatctAGAATAGCAAATGCCTCTTGTATTGGATCACCCTTCCAGTGCTGAGTTTGAGAGAAGAGTTTCAATTTCTCACTTTATTTGCTCCCATAAATTTTGCCTGCAATATGGAcaaaaagacaccaaaaaaaaaagtactcgtAATATAGGCAGAAACTCTAGTTAAAATTATAGACCACCCATATTTGTGATTAAATAGAGAACATAAGCTACCCAGAACCAGTATTAAGATATTTTggagatgatggtgatgatgattattcatttaatatagttgtatattattatatattcatttaacaTATTCATATAATATAATGCACAtataatatattcatttaataaagTTATAGCTTTAAACACTTGTAAGGTAGTatgttcacacacacatgcacatgagcATACAGaaacacatgtgtacacacacacacacacatgcaccaggCCAGGTGTAACTCTTATATATCATGGTATGCACCCTTAGGTATTTTTTATATGCATCCCTGTTAGCATCTGTTGACATCATCTTCTGCATTCAAAGAGttattgatttaaaataaaataatcgaTTTTACTTAAAAACATTTAGAACAGATTAGTTGCTGGATATCAGAGCcaaagtcataaaatatttttttaaatgttttctttcaaattGTGGAAGCTTACTGCCCCCAAATCAACTTGTATGTTGTTGTATTAATTCCCTGCAGATACCATCATTTTACTTGGAAGATTCCAGATCACAGCGGCGCCACCATGGGGTCAATGGATAGGTACAACACATCCTCCTCGGGCTTCACCCTCCGGGGGCTGTTTGACAGGAAGGACGTTGCAGGCTTTCTTTTCGTCATCATCTCCCTCATCTTCTTCATTGCGCTGGTGGCCAATGGGGTCATGATCTTCCTGATCCGCACTGACTCCcggctccacacccccatgtacttcctgCTCGGCCACCTGTCCTTCATCGACATGACGTACATCTCCACCATCGTGCCCAAAATGCTGCTCGATTACCTGCGGGGTCAAAGAACCATCTCCTTTATGGGGTGCACAGCTCAGCACTTCCTCTACCTCACGCTGGTGGGGGCTGAGTTCTTCCTGCTGGGCctcatggcctatgaccgctacgcAGCCATCTGCAACCCGCTGCGCTACCCTGTCCTCCTGAGCCGGAGGGTCTGCTGGGGGATCATAGCGGGCTCCTGGCTTGGGGGCTCCTTGGACGGCTTTCTGCTAACGCCCATCACCATGAGCTTCCCCTTCTGCACTTCCCGGGAGATTAACCACTTCTTCTGCGAGGCCCCCGCAGTCCTGCGGCTGGCGTGTGCTGACACAGCGCTCTACGAGACGGTGATGTACGTGTGCTGTGTGGTGATGCTGCTCATCCCCTTCTCTGTGGTGATTGCCTCCTACGCCCAAATCCTGACCACCGTGCACCGCATGAGCTCAGCGGAGGGCAGGCAGAAAGCGTTTGCCACCTGCTCATCCCACATGACAGTGGTGACATTGTTCTATGGGGCCGCCATGTACACCTACATGCTGCCTCACTCGTACCACAAGCCAAACCAGGACAAGGTCTTCTCCGTGTTCTACACCATCCTCACCCCGATGCTGAACCCGCTCATCTACAGCCTACGAAACAAGGATGTGACTGGCGCTCTGAAGAGGGCATTGGGCAGGCTCACGGCATGAAGAGTGGTGGAAAGCCTTTTAGCAGTGGCCTCCCTCTCATGCAGACTGACTGGAAGCTCCTGTGGTCAGCGTGGCTGTGCACTCAGTGAGGGGTTAAACAGGAGATGGCTCCGTtgtgcagaaaaaagaaaaaggatccaTGTAAGGAGGGTGGCCTCTtggtctctctccctccttcacctcttctttcctttcttaatcTCCCCTTTCTCTTGCCctgtattaagaaaaaatatcccCCATGGTTTTTGGTCACATGAATTAAAATTACTTGCTATGCACTTTTACCTTTAGGAGGTAAAACTCCAGGGATAAAACATgtgcccagcctggggcaaataaacctttgaaaccaaaatcagtcaaagggaggaataaagtgggagaaacctgtctATCGCCCGCAGGTAGCTGTCTActcctgctctcctgtgtctctcgcTAGCCGGCTGCAaaaagaccccacccaacctctccggtccagatattCCCTTGTGCGCCCTCgtaatcacctactgatgtggagatgcactaaagccaggccagagattctggaaatactgtgatTTTACCCACAGGAGGTAAATTGCATGTGATTTTAAATGGCATGAACTGTGTCTAGGAGAGCAGGGGGAAAGATGGTACTTTGGGGACGTATGGTACTGCCGTATAACCTAGGAAACCATCTAAAAATAAGAGAATTACCACCTTTTCTATTCTGAAGGGTAATACTCTGACCCAGACTTTTAGGAAGACAGTTGTGTATGTGTTCCAGTTTGTCAGGTGGAAGGCAAAGTCATTGAATATAATTTTCTAAAACAGCCATGGACTCAGTGCAATCATCATGTATTTGATACTTTAAGAAGAAATACagtatttaattttgtttgcaACACATTGGTGAATGCTATTTTTCAGGTGAGCTGATACTGATGGCTAAAAGCACAGGATATT
It contains:
- the LOC118926132 gene encoding olfactory receptor 2T1, giving the protein MGSMDRYNTSSSGFTLRGLFDRKDVAGFLFVIISLIFFIALVANGVMIFLIRTDSRLHTPMYFLLGHLSFIDMTYISTIVPKMLLDYLRGQRTISFMGCTAQHFLYLTLVGAEFFLLGLMAYDRYAAICNPLRYPVLLSRRVCWGIIAGSWLGGSLDGFLLTPITMSFPFCTSREINHFFCEAPAVLRLACADTALYETVMYVCCVVMLLIPFSVVIASYAQILTTVHRMSSAEGRQKAFATCSSHMTVVTLFYGAAMYTYMLPHSYHKPNQDKVFSVFYTILTPMLNPLIYSLRNKDVTGALKRALGRLTA